From the Lolium rigidum isolate FL_2022 chromosome 2, APGP_CSIRO_Lrig_0.1, whole genome shotgun sequence genome, one window contains:
- the LOC124688208 gene encoding glucan endo-1,3-beta-glucosidase 13-like: MALTHLLLIGAAQLLALFTGSEAGAVGVCYGMVGSNLMQPPAVVQLLKNNGITMVRLYDADAGALGALANTGIKVGVSLPNQNLADAAGGMSYALQWVRSNVKAYPNTLIDTVAVGNEVFDQAPELTPQLLPAMKNIQAALASVGLADAVKVTTPIAFDALKESSPPSKGEFKDNIAQSVMSPMIDFLDRTGSHLSFNIYPYFAYRDHPELISLDYLLFRPNNGFYDQVTGLTYYNLFDAMVDAVFHAVEKLSSSSEHARGRMLRGGRTKISCLECGFPSKGKIGPPVKHQGAYPADYLGGQKKSAAAATTANAQTYNSNLISKVLRGTGTPYKPDADISVYIFSLFNENLKTGDEEERNFGLFYPDGTPVYKVDFGHPGPSPATPTPAGPSWCTANAGVGDKRLQDALDYACGHGADCSPIQPGKPCYQPNTKVAHASYAFNDYYQRKGRASGTCDFAGAASIVYSKPGGTCDGNAASWCVANAAAGDKRLQDALDYACGHGADCSAIQTGGRCFDPNTKVAHASYAFNDYYHRNGRSDQSCDFAGCGSVVHQQPSE, encoded by the exons ATGGCGCTCACTCACCTCCTCCTGATCGGCGCGGCGCAGTTACTTGCCTTGTTCACCGGTTCAG AGGCCGGCGCTGTGGGCGTGTGCTACGGGATGGTGGGTAGCAACCTGATGCAACCGCCGGCTGTGGTGCAGCTGCTGAAGAATAATGGCATCACAATGGTGCGGCTGTACGACGCCGACGCCGGAGCGCTCGGCGCGCTGGCCAACACCGGCATCAAGGTTGGTGTGTCTTTACCGAACCAAAATCTGGCGGATGCGGCTGGAGGAATGTCGTATGCGCTGCAGTGGGTGCGGAGCAACGTGAAGGCGTACCCGAACACGCTGATCGACACCGTTGCCGTCGGGAACGAGGTGTTCGACCAGGCACCCGAGCTGACCCCTCAGCTCCTCCCGGCCATGAAGAACATCCAGGCCGCGCTGGCCAGCGTGGGGCTGGCGGACGCCGTCAAGGTCACGACGCCGATCGCGTTCGACGCTCTCAAGGAGTCTTCCCCGCCGTCGAAAGGCGAGTTCAAGGACAACATCGCGCAGTCGGTGATGAGCCCCATGATCGACTTCCTGGACCGGACCGGCTCACACCTCTCCTTCAACATCTACCCCTACTTCGCCTACAGGGACCATCCGGAGCTCATCTCCCTTGACTACCTACTGTTCCGCCCCAACAACGGGTTCTACGACCAGGTCACCGGCCTCACCTACTACAACTTGTTCGATGCTATGGTCGATGCCGTTTTCCATGCCGTGGAGAAGCTGAGCAGCTCCAGCGAGCATGCTCGAGGTAGGATGCTTAGAGGTGGTCGCACGAAAATATCTTGTTTAGAATGTGGGTTTCCGAGCAAAGGTAAAATAGGGCCGCCTGTGAAGCACCAGGGCGCCTACCCAGCTGATTATTTAGGGGGGCAGAAAAAGAGTGCGGCGGCGGCCACCACCGCGAACGCCCAAACCTACAACTCTAACCTCATCAGCAAGGTTCTCAGAGGCACCGGCACGCCTTACAAGCCTGACGCCGACATCTCCGTCTACATCTTCTCCTTGTTCAACGAGAATCTCAAgaccggcgacgaggaggagcgcaACTTCGGACTGTTCTACCCCGACGGCACGCCCGTGTATAAGGTCGACTTCGGCCACCCTGGTCCGTCTCCTGCTACCCCTACACCCGCGGGGCCTAGCTGGTGCACGGCCAACGCGGGTGTCGGGGACAAGCGGCTCCAGGATGCCCTCGACTACGCGTGCGGCCACGGGGCGGACTGTAGCCCCATCCAGCCCGGCAAACCCTGCTACCAGCCCAACACCAAGGTCGCGCACGCGTCCTACGCATTCAACGACTACTACCAGAGGAAGGGCCGTGCCAGCGGCACATGTGACTTCGCTGGAGCCGCTTCGATTGTCTACAGCAAGCCAGGAG GCACCTGCGACGGGAACGCGGCGAGCTGGTGTGTGGCGAACGCGGCCGCAGGAGACAAGCGCCTTCAGGACGCGCTGGACTACGCCTGCGGTCATGGCGCCGACTGCAGTGCCATCCAGACCGGTGGTCGCTGCTTCGATCCCAATACCAAGGTGGCGCACGCGTCCTATGCATTCAACGACTACTACCATCGCAACGGCAGGTCCGATCAATCGTGTGACTTCGCTGGCTGCGGCTCCGTCGTCCACCAGCAACCTAGTGAGTAG